The DNA segment TTCCCACTGGCGAGCGAGGAGCGAGATcagcctctctctgctgtcggCTCCCGGGACGAAGACGCACCACTGGACCTCGCCCTCTGCGCCAGCGCTGGCTCCGCCTCCCCTGAGCGGGGCCTCCTCCCCTACGGCGGCAAAGTGGTCCATGGTGAGGTGGCAGAGCAGGTCGGGGCCGGGCAGGTCGTCAAACACCAGGGTCAGAGCCTGAGGGTACGTCTGATAGCCCAGCAGGACTCGGTCCAGGTCCCGGATCCTTCGAGCCTCACGCAGCTGGTAACGCTccctgaaggaggaggatgatgagaaagaggaggatgacAACCTCCGTACTGTCAGTAACCATCACGAGgaagacacaacacacaaacacacttttctttgGGGAAAAAGGGAATTATTAATCAGATTCAAAACATCAACGTTTGATGTTTTCAACGACATTTCACTCCAGATTCTGAAATAAAAACGTCTTGGTACAAAAAGCAGCTGGATCTAATAAAAACCAAGAACAGGGAGCAGAGTGTTACACGTCTGCTTCATCAAGCTTGCAGAAAGTGTTTAACAGCCTCTGAAAAACTTGTtttgctgacctccagtggtttaTCGACTCTTTTctatctttttctgtttttaatctctgCCAACTCCCGAGGGAAATATCGGACcgcttcagctgctaaatgctcttCTGTGTTCACCAGCGAGTCTCTGACTGCGTCTGTTTGCTCTTTGGTGCCGAGCAGGAAGTGTACGGTATGTTTTTAGAACTGAAAAGAGGCGTCTGTGTCCAGAAATAACACACGAGAGAAGCTGAAACTTGCTATAAAGCTCCGTGAAGCTGaagggagctgcagattcaggtgatatTTCTCTGCAGGGTCGTCACTTCGAGTGACCTCTTTTACATCGTTATAAAAATATGGTCGACCCGActggattctgtctgaatgcacccTAAGCTATGACCAAAACATATCTGTGAGTTCCTCCTGTTCCTCCACACAGTGATTGATCTGATGTCCTGCCTCTGGTTTGAGGGCTCAGTGAATATTGATTTAAACACCATCAGTATCTGTGAACTGTCTACAtgtcacacacagtcagtgtctcctctccttcctcttttcctgCAGCAGACGTGCACAAACACGAGGGAACAGCTTCTTTTTCTTGCAGTCAAATTACATCGCTGCTTCGTTAACGAGAGACGTCatgtttctttgattttattgtttcatgtttgttggtCCTGCCTCCCCAAACCCAAAGTCTGTCACTGTAAATCCTGTGTATGAAGACTGATAAAGGTTTTGACATGTTGTGGTACAGCAGAGCTTCTTGTGTGTTCACCTGGAGGGAGGTTCTTTGGCGAAGTCGGGCAGAGGATAGCTGACGTAGTCCTCGTCCAATAGGAACACATCTGTGCTGGTCAGGATCAAAGTCCTGGGCTGGAGCACGGGGGACGGGGTGGAGTGGACTGAGGGAGCAGAGCCTTGGCTGGGTAGACAGCTGGGGATCTGAACCTGGAGGAACAGGTAAGAAGAAATCATTGTCACTGTGTGCAGCTTCATAAAGTGTCGGCGTGTCCTGAGACACTGCACAGAAGCTACAACGGGAGAAGTTCTTACCTGGAAGACCAGCAGGTATAGCAGGACGTTGAAGGAGCGTGAGGACGAGGACGCTGCGCTGGCCGGagtcttcctctctgccacgATGAAGGTCAGATCTCCCATCTCCTCCTCGCTGGGATAAATAAACTTCACCCTGCTGCTGTGGACCAGCTCGTAGTTGTGCATCTTACCTGTAGGGAGGAGAAAATCACTTCAGTTATGACTGTCAGGTTAACACCAGGTCAGCAATCAGACCATCAGACCAATCAAACCCTCCGCATGAATGAAACGTCACTGaaagactatccaggtggattcacggatTAAACTATGATACTCTACCTGCAGTgttcagattttgtttatttcatgtacccagccTCTAAAACTACGAGTCATATAGACGGACGTGTGTTGTGTATCCTTAACACTGttacctgtgtttgtgttggtgaaCTGGGAGTAGAAGTCCTGATCTGACGGCTCTGGAggaggaagctgctgctgcagactgagAGCCGACATGAGCTCCTGAAGGAAGACGCCCGTCCCGTAACTGTCCCTGCTGAGACAGCACACGATGTGATCGGCCGAACGACCTGcgaacacacagacaagagacaaagagagagagagggtaggTAAGTTTGGTAAAACTTCGTGTGATATCTGCAAACACCGGAGATACGATGACCAACCTACGACTCTGAAGTACTGGTCGAACAGTCCCACGTTGATGGACAGTAGCTCAGACAGTCCGatggacagacagcagcacagacagacgtCCGGATCTCCTGAGTCCATTACGTCCAatactgacagagacagagacgagatttaagaagacagaaagaccacagacacactggtgtctctctgtctcaatcATGTCGTTTCACCCTTACCTGACTGATGACCGAGTGTGGAGGCGGCGTCTTCCAACAGGAAGTAGATGGTGTCGGTGgagagcagcagacagcaggtgagCTCAGACTCCGGAGACTTGTAGAGAACCACAGACAGCCACAAGACCTGTCTCACCTCCTCTGCCTCAGActgatataataaataatagtaaaaataGTAGTCAACATAAAATGATCTATTTTGCTGATCGATTAGTGAcatttcaagtgtgtgtgtgggtgtcctACCATTGCTATATATCTGTGGAAGTAGTCCACCAGATGCTGTCCTCCAAGCCCAGCCAGGAGCTTCAATCCAGGGGAGAGACCTGGCGTGAGGTGGGGGGACGGCTGgttctcctccagctgcaggCGGGAGGAATcccagctgaggaggagaagagaggagcagtgAGTAAAAGataaacatgtcaataaaagTCACCTCTCATCGTCACTACAGAGCTGctgtaggaaaaaaataaaaagatgacaCACCATGCTCCCTGATGTTTGTTGaacaatcaaaaaataaaatcaatcagcACCAACTGGAacatttcaccaaaatctgATCATCAGCAAggtgacagctggagagagaccAAGGTCGCTGTGTTAAGgcgctctaccaggtgagctcaGAAGGCGCcctcaggattttattttgaatgtacaGACGAATTGCGTCTCTGTTAGAGAAACCAACGTCTTTCTACCCAATTAATTATTCTTGCACTGGATCGTTGACATGTACTGAAGACAGAGGAAGGCAAAGTCCAGGAGCTGAGATGTGTTTGGAGGTGTACAGGTGATGTGGTGTTACACATTAGCAGCCCCCACAGTCCCAAACATTTGGATGAAACTCTGTGCAAAGCAGCAGTGCAGAAattcatttagaaaaacattagAGACGTTTTTCTAATGAAGCTGATAACAACTATAATCACTCCAAAGCGTGGTGGAGGatttcacactgtaaaaaaacatcagtcctctgtgacagtgaCAGCTATCGCCCAACATACGTAAAGCTCAGACGTGTATATCAGTGATAAGATCGACTCAGCCGATAATACTGACGATGCCATCAACATTTGCTCtgcatcacagtttgtttttagatAAATAAACGTCACACACACTCGCTGATAAATGCGTGACCTGATAAGATTAGTACAGTGTGTTTGCAGCGTTAGTACAGTGTGAAACTGGGACACTGTGTGTGGCCTTAATCAAAGTACAAGTGTGATATCAGCGTGCAGCTGATGAAggcacaagaagaagaagaaagtctACCTGCTGGTGCTGTGTGATTTCACAGAACTGGTACAACAGCACTGCTCTCTGGATCTGTGACGGCCTGAGGACACGACAACAAGGAGGCATCAAACAAACTAGGAGAAGTAATCAGCAGCTGTAATTAGGGGAATTGTATATGCAGGTAGTTTtcaccatgtgtgtgttgaccttGGTGTGGACAGGGCGTGCAGGGTTGGGGCAGGGCCACCATCTTCAGCCCCTCCAGAGAGGCTCTCTGCTGGCTCAGCTCCCCCAGGAAAGAGCTCCTGTCCTGGGCCAGAgggaagacaaacagcagcctcTGGCCgcccagcagcagctccacagtgTGACTCAACCTGGACATGACGGTTAAAGAGTCTTTTCAAATTgcacaaaatcataaaaaatatgtatgtaaCTTCATGAGTAGCCTCTGTACCTGCGGTGGTGTTTTGGGTCAGGGCAGGAGCTGTTGTTGGTCCTGTCCCCGACCTGAGAAGCTCTCTCTCTGGGGTGAAGCACCACAGAGCCGAGGGGCACACGGACCAGCCTGCACCAGGACGAGGAATGAAGGTCAGCGctcctcctcactcttcctGCCAGCTCTCTGAAATCTATTGTCAGCACCCAGAGGTGTCGGTgggtgagaaagaggagaaaagggaggcTGGGCTCCTCTCTTCTCGATAAGATGTCTGACAGGAGCGGGTGGGTGTCcggggcagaggaggaggaagaagaggaggatgtgaggaaagagaggaggtgggCAGGATAGCCTCCCCGGGCTCCCTgactctcctccagctcccagGAGTTGATGAGCGAGCGAGGGAGGAGCTGAGGACTGTTTGACATCTCCGGGTCAGTCTGAGATCCTGCCACCTGAAAAAAGAAGGGagaaggtttttattttccaggtgaCAGACTAAGGATTGCAGTGCAGCCTAAATGGCTCGTGTGCTGCTCTCTGACCTGGATCAGCGCCGTCAGCTCGGTCCTGGTCTGCCGGAGCTCCTCTGCCTCAGAGAAGATATACCAGCTGGTTGAACCAGCTTGAAGGCCGAATGCGAGGCAGGAGTCAGGGAGCTCGGCTTGGGAgaagaacaggagctgggagTACGGCACCAGGAGGTCCACCTGCAGGCTGGAGAGCAACTCCTCCACAGGAGGACTCTGCTCCTGGTCTGAGAACAGGAGGACAGACGCTCTTATATAATTTCTGCATTGCAGGGCTACCACACAGCATCTTATTTGAATTCATAgcttccatgtgtgtgtttacctgcgTCCTGATTTGTCCAGGTGAAATCATCTGACAGGTACAGCAGGCCTAACAGTTTGTCCGTCAGCACCAGACATGCCTCcttctgctccacctcctcctttaCCTGAAGACAGTAGCACCACAGAACCCTGCTgacctgcacctcctcctcctccacctccccctcctcctcttcctctttacaCAGATCCCCCTGGTGGCCATCAGGCTCTTCTGCAGGAGGGACAGCGAGTgacgtggaggaggagcagactGACTCCTCAACAGAGTCATCCAGACCCATCTCAAAGTATCCGTCCCTTGAACCTGGACTGGAGTAAAGAGCATAAAACAGTGAAGGAATCAGACGTCATTGTAACATGTTGATATTATTCAATCGGTCCTCCAGGGATTGGTTTGATTACCTGAGACTTCCCACGTCGGTGCCCTCGACGTGGGACTGAACCTCTCTGGATTCAGAtgtcttctcttcctccctctcctcctccttctcgtcCTCCTCTGTTGAATTCCTCTTCTGCTCCTTCACGATGGAGCTGAGATGATGGGAGAGCTGGGTAATGAAGTCTTTGTtaaaggaggaagagagcagGTGAGGAGAAAGTAGAGGACAAGAGGCTGcactgcaggagaaacacaTGGCTTCAACTGGTCTGGAGGAGCAGACACAActggaggagacagaggcagagggaaaTTTGAatagtttttcaaaataaatgtttgtttcaccAAAGGTAGATTAACAGCAATCAGATATATATTCAGAGTTGTTAGTTTATATGATGGCAGTAGCACTGATATTTCACACTGACCAGGCAGTAATAGTCGGAGTCGTGGTGGTTATCCGTGGGGGAgctccacagtgtgtgtgctcagacaGGCTGACAGCAGGTTGTTGGacctgaagacaaacacatgaagcaACATTAGAAATGAAACAATCTGCACCTCACCGCAGCACAGCTCCCTTCCTTAGCTTTGCTGACCATTTTACCACCATATGGTTTACATGTCAACACTTAGTAGGATGCAATTTAGCAGTACACTCAAAATACAACTGAGGTTAACGGGAAGTCCTCCAGGGATTTGAtcataaagtaaagtaaacctTGAGCTGCTGGTGGTGTTTGTAGGAAAGTTATAATTCAAAGTTATAATCTCAGAGtccatttttattgatttattgctgaAGAAAGCTCTTGCATGAGATGTAAAACGTCTTCAGGCATCCTAGATTGAATCGTTTCtgatgacctggacgactgagaaccttcacagaaacCTTCcattgtgtttcaggtgtgtgtgtgtgtctgacctggGCGGAGTCAGCAGACAGGAGGTGTGTATTGGTGTTGAAGCTTGCAGGGGGAGGTGCGGTGTCCACAGGAGGGAGGACACTGCGGGGAACTGTGGCTTCTTCTCTGCTTGTCACttctgaaacaggaaacagatcgGAGAAATCGAAAAGTGCTGATGACGTTATGTTTGGATAGATTCTGTGACATCTTTACATTTGAACTATTCCTGTGAGCAATCATTTCAAGTttttactaaactaaactaaactttgGTCAGAATGTATGACGGTTTCAAAGCTCCAgctcattaaatattaatatttgaagCTTTTCATCGTCTTATGTgttaattaagtattttttgagttttggactgttagtCAGCAAGACAACACACAGTTTATACACCAACATATAGAGCAAATTAATGAATTTAACTTAATGTGTCATGTTTGTTGAAGAAACATGTTGATTTAAGAGTTGTTAGTCGACATTTTACGGTTGtttttgactcatttaatcTTAAGAAGTCTAAAATCAGGCTGTCCTAATAGTTAGCAGTAATTCCAGCAAAGCTTTAACTTAACAGCTGAAGCAACAGATTacttatcatcatcatcatcatcataatttaaaaagttaaacagTGAGAGCAAAGCATCTACGACAGGAAACATAAAGCTGATCTGGTTCAGAGGCTAAAAGAAGAATCTCTTTAGCAGGTTAGCTTCCTCAGCTGACCTGATGAAAGTTTTTCCACGGCAGCAGAGTGACGTCCTGCGACACTTCCTGGTCGCTCTGAGGAACATTCATAGGATTCAAACCACAAAGGGAAACTAAAGAATCTAAGTAGCCTCAGGGCATCACGTGACTGCGatggaaaaaacatttcattgtttgcCACTTCGAGACAAAGTCAGTGAGAGTCAAACCAAACTTTATATCCACTGAAAGCAGCAGCCAGACACTCGTTCAGTAAACACATATTATTTATCTCTCggtctctgtctttgtgctaagctacgctgaagatgtgcatgtgtgtgaagtaGAGCAAATACTCAAATCCTAATTACTGTATTTAAGCTTTTGTTTGCACACTATCAACGGTAtgtttcacaattttctgacattttatggactaaacaactggcagattaattgataatgaaaaaaatcactAGCTGCGAACTCATCATGcgctgtcagctgctgttttttggGAATCATCTCTACTCGTCTGTCTGGCCGCTGCCttgcagctgaaataaaaaccaCCACTCCCTCCCGCCCTGTACAGCCTGATACATACATGATTACCTTGGCTGGGGCAGGCAGACTGCTGGGCcggacaggaagaggaagaggaggaggtggagcaggaagaggaggtgacaGCAGGAGGAGCAAGAGCAGAGGTAGaacagcaggtggaggaggtggaggaagaggggggagaagaggaggagaggtgaggaggtgcagcagcagacagcctGGTCTCCTCACTGATCTGACgagaggacagagaggtggAAGCCTTCAGAGAGCAGCTACAACATCGATCAGATCACATCCTGAAACCTGCAGCCGGCAGCGCCGTCACCAGCAGAGTTTGACTGAGTCAGACTGATCCAGTGACGGCAGTCgattgtgtaaaaatgtttaaaatatgtaaatagtgAAGTTCAAGAGCTAAATCTGTGATAAAACTCTAAATCTGTAAGCACAAAGATTTCTGCTGGAaacatctgacatgtttttttcattaccccccaacaaaaaaatccaaatttagCTCCTGTTGGAGGGAGTGTGGATCAGTTTCAGCACAGCTCACATTTTCTAGACGTGCCTTCGTGTTAAGCCTTCGGGAAAGCAGCGAGCCGTTTGGTCACAGAGATCtgatttctcttctcttttgtaCCTTGGAAATATTTCTAAAGGTCTCAGTACGAGTGACTCATAACTTCAAAAGATCTTTAAACTGCAAGTAAGAGACTAAATGCTCCAGAGGAACGCTCCTACCGTCGTCGCCCTTCTCTACCCTCATTATGGAGAATATGACTCTCACCCTTTGACTACAGAAGGAGAGGTTACCCTGACAAATGGGATTGTTTTAACCATGTagacttttaatatttttattctccCTATCTAGACCTTTTGTGTGCCTCAGGTTTTTTACTTTACATTGTGGTCAAACTACAGTAGATGTACAACAACTTAAAGATCAAAATAGGCTCAGTAAAGGATTCTGTTCGGAGGAGGGTACTCCTTACATAATCCTTCACTGAGCCTACTTATTGTAAAGCCTCTAAGTACGGGTAAAAACATCACTGGTGTGTTTAGGTGAAtttcatgaataataaataaatatagaattATTTTGGCCACAGTCTGGTCTGTCTTTGTAGCTCTGAATGGTTTTGTCAATCAGAGCTTTGTAGGTTGGTATAGCTTGTCGTTACAAactcttttattctgaaggtgtGGACACCAAAACAGGAAGTAATCTTGAACAGCTGGCCCCAAATATTTTGACTCCTTATTGtatcttcttaaaaaaaagaaatatgttctgCAAATTCACAAAGAATGCAGACTCAGTTTTGCAGGCTGTGTTTAAACATACACAGATTTAGCTCAGACTTCACAGATTCATCTAAAAGTGACATTATAGCCTGTTTTTATTCTCATaactctgctgctgatgtgcaCGATCTCTCTAATCTGAAAATGTCATCTGTTAATGGTGTAAGTTGGAGTTGCTGATCTGCAGGTTgtgactcaaacaaacactgcagcagctcatTACGCTCATGTAGTGAACAACATGAGCTGCTGTGGTGACTGACTGAGCGGTAACAGCTGGTCAACCTTCAGGCTTCAGAGATATGTTAGTAATTAACTTGGTATCAGGATCAGCATTAGTCACATGTAATTGGTGGATTTCATCTTGTGACTTATGATTTGTCTATAATCAGGTtacaattataaaaatatactgCAGCAGAGCTCTGATTAACAAAGATGTTAAATGACGTTTTAAGCTCTGCTGTCTCACAGTCCTAAAATAGATTTACACTTGTTATATGAATGATAAACACAAAATTTAAACTCTTGAATAACAATCTTTAAAGTGCAGACCGTATGTCATGATAACATATAAACTGCTCTCCGCAGGTCTAACGCTGCCTCCTGCTGTATGACTCAGTGTGACAGGAAGTACCTTCTTGTCACCGCTGCTCATCCTGTCTTTGACTTCTTTGGCTTTCTGAATGGCTTTCAACACTTCCACCGTGTCCAGCTCCTTCTCTGTCGTCACTTTACCGTCCAGACAAACCTGAAGATGCAGAGACAAAGTATTGACTGCTAGTATAAACTagtgataaataaatacaactagTACTTGTTATGAgcagtttctacagtagcagcagcagtaaacatGTTGGTGTTGTTGGCTGTGTGCCTTTGCTGcactagcagcagcagcacagtagTAATATTAACAATATGGTTGTTTTGGTGGTGTACCTCGGCTGCACGGTCTCCAAACTGGGCCAGGACTTTGGTTCTGTAGTCTGGGATGATGCACATGGGGTTACTGGACAGGTTGAGTTTCTCCAGACACGGCAGAGAGCCGATGTTCCTGATTTCCTCCAACTGGAATCACAAACAACCCAAATCAAGCTCCACTGACTGCCTCGCTGAATTCTGGATGTTTCATTAGAGCTATGGTTAGATGTTTTCCCCCTCAGTGTTAAGTTGTGTGTATTAGAGAGTCAACAGTagagaaatgacaaaatcatGATGAAAATAGAGGGAGAGGACGTTTGTTGTAATTAATATAGATCAATTACATTGAGCGATTGGTCGattatttatttccttcttttttggCAATAGCAGATTTAATACCTTTTGTAATTGTCAGGCACAGTcaaaatttctttcaaaatgtttctagttttctgttttccttcctttaaTGCAAAAAGCAGAAGCAGGAAATGTATCTTTTACACAGTTAAAGTAACgtagaaaaatattttctgcatgtttctaCGACACTTTGACCATCAGGGCGTCGACGGTGTGTTTACCTGAGCCAGCTGATTGTGGCTGAGGTCCAGGTTGACCAGAGAGTAGAGCTTGGTGAGGCCGGTCAGTTGGTCCAGCTGGTTACCGGCCAGACTCAGAGTTTTAATGTTGCCCAGACGAGTGTGAGCAGCTTCCAGGACCCGCAGGCTGTTGTAGGACAGGTCCACGTGGACCAGATTGTACAGGTGCTGCAACCACAGGACAGTTAATTCAGTACGAGTGTACGACAAACTACACATCTGTAGGGGTGTTTAACTGCACCTGTCAGGACCAGCTGTCTGTACTGACATTACGACTGAACCTCAACTGCAAGCTGTTTTTACTAATTTAACTGTAAGTCCTCAACTATGCTCCAACTGTGGTATGTTTAAACTCACATGTGAGTGTGCTTTAGAGAGAAAAGGAATCTCACAGAAACAACAAGAGCCGAAACAGTTAGACAAGTTAATTAACAGAGAACATATTGGAAATTAATCGGTAATAGTTTCAGTCATGCATCGAGCGGATGTTTCTTTGTTGCAGCATCTCGACTGTGAGGATTtgcctcttttctctgttttgtatcATCGTAAGCTGAATGCGTTTGAGTCTGCTGGTCCAGACAgtaaagtcacatttttctctgttttctgacagtgaaaaaaagtctaattaattaattaattaattacattgtCAACATTAACAATATTTTCTTATGTTCATcacgtgcatacacacacatacctggaGGTTTTCCACTGTGGACAGCTGGTTGTAGCTCAGATCCAGAAACTCCACCTTTGGAATCAGTTTCTACGACAGAGAAAAATCTCAGTGTCAGCACATAGAAACAGATGTATGGAGCCTAAACCTTCCTTTagtcacacactttttttttttagccgtGTTAAGACAAAGATGGTCGTATCACATCCTGATACAACAGCTAGCTGACCAATCAGTGCAGGCAGAAAGGCAGCACATGTCTGCGTTGAGGTTTGGTGGGCGTGTCTCACCACAGAGCTGTCTATGGTGCTGATGCAGTTGTGGCTCATGTCCAGCGTGGTCAGGTTTCTCCACACGGGGATGACAGCGGTGACGGGACAGCCAGACTCCACCCCCTCAGGCTCCCACTGTGAGAACTCGCTCGCCTCTGGGACCAGGATCGCCTGGAGGAAGCCAGAACACACATCAGTACACAATATACATCCAGGAACATGTATACTAGAGTTGTGGTTAGTCTGAACTGTACCATCATAGTTTCTGTGGAGTAGTGGATACTCAGAGTTGCCAGACTCGACCTCAGAGACGACAGACCTCGAATCTGCTGAGAGCTGCACTCACTGATCtgaagacagacggagagagggaaGTAATCATCCACATTTTGCCAACTCATTTCCCAGATCATCAAAATAAACacgtcaaaatggctgctgtctCCAGCACTGTATGTCTATAACCCTTCTTGTGCGATGTCCTGTCCCCAGTTCCTGCTGCACACCTCGAGTAGATTTTACCAGGTGGATTAACTTAACGATTTACAGCGATGTGGCAAAGCTGCAGAGTTTACTGAGGTAATTTCAACAGCAGCAGATTTATTTGTGAAGGCGAAGGAGATCCAAACCGAGCCGTCACAACGAGTTCAGTGTTGGCGAACTTTGACATGCTTATTTATTAACTACAAACAGGTCGCCAGCTCCAATCTTTGAGGTAATGAAGACCATGTGAGTCTGAAATTTAGTAAATTATCATATTAGCTGCATGACAACATCCAATTGCTGCTCTGTCTAATGAGAAGCGACCTCAGCAGAGCTTTCCTCTTCGTATCCATCcataaagtgtgtgttactTACCAGGCACTAACCCTGGACCACAGTCTGGTATAAATGGGTGAAATGCTGGTGTTCATTGTCCCATTATCAAATATGAGGTTTCTGTGTGATATGAATGAGCAGACACTGTACAAAACAGGAGTGCTTTGAggagcaacagacagacagttacctCTATCTGCAGCAGTGATTTGAAAACAGACAGGTCGAAGGGGAGACTGCTCTCCTGGATGTTACTGGTTCCTACTGGACCTCTGGTACCAGACATctgaccaacagagacaaaacaagtgAGAACAATCACCACCTCAAAGGGAGGTCAGGAGACAATGCTGAAATTGCATGATGGGGATTTGAGTTCAATAAAGAGGTGTGTGACCTTGAGGTATTTCAGCCTGCAGGTGAAGTCGAGGATGTGTCCCAGGTCGGTCTTGGCGTCTCCATTACAGCAGGTCGGTTTGGCCAGACGTAGCTGCTGGGAGACGGAGTAAAGCTGCAGAGGATGTAGAGAGAAGACCTCGCCCACCTGCAGCAACTGCTCAcctacaacacaaacacacaaacacgcagtgTGTTGATACTCACAACAGTTAGTCGTTTTACATGACAAACCAGATGTCGACAAAACCTTCAACCTCCACATCTTTATGATGTTAATGAATGTTTGTAAAGTAGATTTATTCTGGCTCACTGCACTTTGTCTCCTAAACTGATGAGTATTGTATCAACTTCAGTGTGAAAGCCTGAGCAGCTACATAGAGCGGAAACACACAAGCTCACTGAAGGAGTCTTATTAATTGTTAACGAAGTTGTAGaaacattagattagattagagaagagagagaacaggacaGGAAGTCCTGTCCTCAGACAGGAAGCAAACCTTTATGGAACAAGTCCTCGGCCAGTGCTGCTGTGATGCCGTTAATCtcctgaaagagacaaaaaaaagtttgtttaaaactCGAATCACATCaaattaacaaacatttaagcTTATAGAGTTAAATGATTTTATGTCAGCATCTCTCTGTGGACAGCTGGTCATGGTTTCAGCTCTCTAGTGATGTTTGACCTCGCCTCACGCTGTTTTCCTCACAGTTACATAGTACAGTAGTTATGTGCtgaataataaacaacaacaaagctgtTTTCTGATGATCATTTAAACTCTTCTGCAACAGTCATGTGTTGATCACTTCGTGTCACATGAGAGGATTTTTCTATCGGCTGTTTACTCTGCAGAGTCCGGAGGACTCAGACAACACTGGTCTGTTGTTGGACTGACATCATCATGTGATCACAGTCACCGACATCACAAAGCCGTACACTACTACTAACACCAGCCTGGA comes from the Larimichthys crocea isolate SSNF chromosome VI, L_crocea_2.0, whole genome shotgun sequence genome and includes:
- the nisch gene encoding nischarin isoform X2; the encoded protein is MESSPFPEEVPDRRVCVVGSELVENYTVYIIDVTDGDHKWTVKHRYSDFHDLHEKLVAEKKVDRGLLPPKKMLGKNSKSLVERRQKELELYLQTLLLQFPQATPAPLACFLHFHLYEINGITAALAEDLFHKGEQLLQVGEVFSLHPLQLYSVSQQLRLAKPTCCNGDAKTDLGHILDFTCRLKYLKMSGTRGPVGTSNIQESSLPFDLSVFKSLLQIEISECSSQQIRGLSSLRSSLATLSIHYSTETMMAILVPEASEFSQWEPEGVESGCPVTAVIPVWRNLTTLDMSHNCISTIDSSVKLIPKVEFLDLSYNQLSTVENLQHLYNLVHVDLSYNSLRVLEAAHTRLGNIKTLSLAGNQLDQLTGLTKLYSLVNLDLSHNQLAQLEEIRNIGSLPCLEKLNLSSNPMCIIPDYRTKVLAQFGDRAAEVCLDGKVTTEKELDTVEVLKAIQKAKEVKDRMSSGDKKISEETRLSAAAPPHLSSSSPPSSSTSSTCCSTSALAPPAVTSSSCSTSSSSSSCPAQQSACPSQEVTSREEATVPRSVLPPVDTAPPPASFNTNTHLLSADSAQVQQPAVSLSEHTHCGAPPRITTTTPTITACCVCSSRPVEAMCFSCSAASCPLLSPHLLSSSFNKDFITQLSHHLSSIVKEQKRNSTEEDEKEEEREEEKTSESREVQSHVEGTDVGSLSPGSRDGYFEMGLDDSVEESVCSSSTSLAVPPAEEPDGHQGDLCKEEEEEGEVEEEEVQVSRVLWCYCLQVKEEVEQKEACLVLTDKLLGLLYLSDDFTWTNQDADQEQSPPVEELLSSLQVDLLVPYSQLLFFSQAELPDSCLAFGLQAGSTSWYIFSEAEELRQTRTELTALIQVAGSQTDPEMSNSPQLLPRSLINSWELEESQGARGGYPAHLLSFLTSSSSSSSSAPDTHPLLSDILSRREEPSLPFLLFLTHRHLWVLTIDFRELAGRVRRSADLHSSSWCRLVRVPLGSVVLHPRERASQVGDRTNNSSCPDPKHHRRLSHTVELLLGGQRLLFVFPLAQDRSSFLGELSQQRASLEGLKMVALPQPCTPCPHQGRHRSREQCCCTSSVKSHSTSSWDSSRLQLEENQPSPHLTPGLSPGLKLLAGLGGQHLVDYFHRYIAMSEAEEVRQVLWLSVVLYKSPESELTCCLLLSTDTIYFLLEDAASTLGHQSVLDVMDSGDPDVCLCCCLSIGLSELLSINVGLFDQYFRVVGRSADHIVCCLSRDSYGTGVFLQELMSALSLQQQLPPPEPSDQDFYSQFTNTNTGKMHNYELVHSSRVKFIYPSEEEMGDLTFIVAERKTPASAASSSSRSFNVLLYLLVFQVQIPSCLPSQGSAPSVHSTPSPVLQPRTLILTSTDVFLLDEDYVSYPLPDFAKEPPSRERYQLREARRIRDLDRVLLGYQTYPQALTLVFDDLPGPDLLCHLTMDHFAAVGEEAPLRGGGASAGAEGEVQWCVFVPGADSRERLISLLARQWEALCSRELPVELTG